Proteins from one Desulfonema limicola genomic window:
- a CDS encoding lysophospholipid acyltransferase family protein, which yields MKKILKLIYQPYKWLFFAPFFFISTFFFGTLAVLLCMIFDPRLPSFLCGSTWARLNGWLTPMFVKIIGKDNIDKNQSYIIAANHQSQYDIFLLYGWLGIDFKWVMKQELRKIPFIGISCEKIGHIFINRFDKKAAVAAINAAKKKIINGTSVIFFPEGTRSRTGELGSFKKGAFKMALDLELPILPVTIIGTRNILPPDTVDLFPGTAVMIIHKPVSVKDYNEDDLQTLSDKVRNIINMPLQESRT from the coding sequence TTGAAAAAAATCTTAAAATTAATTTATCAACCCTATAAATGGCTTTTTTTTGCCCCCTTTTTTTTTATCTCCACATTTTTTTTTGGAACCCTGGCTGTTTTATTATGTATGATCTTTGATCCCAGACTGCCCAGTTTTTTATGCGGTTCAACCTGGGCAAGACTTAACGGGTGGCTAACTCCTATGTTTGTAAAGATTATTGGAAAAGATAATATTGATAAAAATCAGTCTTATATCATTGCTGCCAACCACCAGAGCCAGTATGATATTTTTCTTTTATATGGCTGGCTTGGGATAGATTTTAAATGGGTAATGAAACAGGAGCTTAGAAAAATACCTTTTATTGGTATATCTTGTGAAAAAATAGGCCATATCTTTATAAATCGTTTTGATAAAAAAGCTGCTGTTGCAGCTATTAATGCAGCAAAAAAGAAAATAATAAACGGTACATCTGTAATTTTTTTTCCTGAAGGAACAAGAAGCAGAACCGGTGAACTGGGCAGTTTTAAAAAAGGGGCTTTTAAAATGGCTCTTGACCTGGAACTTCCCATCCTGCCTGTTACTATAATCGGAACACGAAATATCCTGCCCCCTGATACAGTTGACCTTTTCCCAGGTACTGCTGTCATGATTATACATAAACCAGTTTCTGTTAAAGATTATAATGAAGATGATTTACAAACACTCAGTGATAAAGTAAGAAATATTATAAATATGCCTCTTCAAGAATCCAGAACTTGA
- a CDS encoding TIGR00341 family protein, whose product MKYVEIIADSGSSETIFAIAKKAKAQDFRLGSAGNDNMRQIRVLVSDDKLQLLLDTLQNILGAQPTARIIVLPVESSLPKPDDEKREKEDSAVAAREALYEGVEKSARLDLNFAVLVILSTLVAAIGMIENNVAVVIGAMVIAPLLGPNLALSFGTALGDINLMRKSAQTLFAGLILAVGMSVVLGAFWPQALTSTELLARTEAGMDSVALALASGAAAALSLTTGLSSVLVGVMVAVALLPPAATLGLMLGDGNISLAIGAGLLLAINIVCVNLSSKIVFFVKGIRPRTWLEKEKAKRAMVIYVLGWCITLLILIFFIYMRHQ is encoded by the coding sequence ATGAAATATGTTGAGATAATTGCTGATTCAGGCAGCTCAGAAACTATTTTTGCAATAGCTAAAAAAGCTAAAGCACAGGATTTTAGACTTGGCAGTGCGGGTAATGACAATATGCGCCAGATACGGGTGCTGGTAAGTGATGATAAACTGCAGCTTCTGCTGGATACTTTGCAGAATATACTGGGCGCTCAACCAACTGCCAGGATAATTGTCCTGCCTGTAGAGTCATCCCTGCCTAAACCAGATGATGAAAAGCGGGAAAAAGAAGATTCTGCAGTTGCAGCCCGGGAAGCACTTTATGAAGGAGTTGAAAAAAGTGCGCGCCTGGATTTAAATTTTGCTGTTCTAGTCATATTATCAACATTGGTTGCTGCAATAGGAATGATTGAAAACAATGTTGCTGTTGTTATTGGTGCTATGGTTATTGCACCTTTGCTTGGACCGAATCTTGCGTTGAGTTTTGGCACAGCATTAGGAGATATTAATCTGATGCGAAAATCTGCCCAAACCCTTTTTGCAGGACTGATTTTAGCTGTGGGAATGTCGGTTGTACTTGGAGCATTTTGGCCCCAGGCTCTGACAAGCACTGAACTTTTGGCACGTACCGAAGCAGGCATGGATTCGGTTGCCCTTGCTCTTGCATCAGGTGCGGCTGCAGCTTTATCCCTGACAACAGGTCTATCAAGTGTATTGGTAGGAGTTATGGTAGCTGTAGCCCTGCTTCCGCCAGCAGCAACACTGGGGCTTATGCTTGGCGATGGAAATATCAGCCTTGCCATTGGCGCAGGTTTACTGCTTGCCATCAATATTGTTTGTGTAAATCTGTCCAGTAAGATTGTTTTCTTTGTTAAAGGCATTCGGCCCCGTACCTGGCTGGAAAAAGAAAAAGCTAAACGCGCTATGGTGATTTATGTTTTAGGATGGTGTATTACATTGCTTATTCTTATATTTTTTATTTATATGCGCCATCAATAA
- a CDS encoding GNAT family N-acetyltransferase — protein MQTPVLNKNYPRQYESWLKLKNGKEVFLRPIMETDGNLIIDLFNKMSPQSIYLRFLRNLDALTENMISHFTHVDYNKEFALAAVVKECGKDAVIAVGRYGYDPDENTTDLAVAVRDDWQNAGLGKPLLMKVVNIAKEHGISHFTGMMDPQNMIIRKVLQELGFKVQYSSKSGFFQVNIGV, from the coding sequence ATGCAGACTCCTGTATTAAACAAAAACTATCCCCGCCAATATGAATCCTGGCTCAAGCTGAAGAACGGGAAAGAGGTTTTTCTAAGGCCTATCATGGAAACAGACGGCAATCTTATTATTGATTTATTCAATAAAATGTCCCCTCAGTCAATCTATCTTCGTTTTTTACGAAATCTTGATGCTCTTACAGAAAATATGATTTCCCATTTTACCCACGTAGATTATAATAAAGAATTTGCTCTTGCTGCAGTGGTTAAAGAATGTGGAAAAGATGCAGTTATAGCTGTTGGACGCTACGGGTATGACCCTGATGAAAATACTACTGACTTAGCTGTTGCAGTCCGTGATGACTGGCAGAATGCCGGACTTGGCAAACCTTTGTTGATGAAGGTTGTTAATATTGCAAAGGAGCATGGTATTTCACATTTTACAGGTATGATGGATCCCCAGAACATGATTATCAGAAAAGTCTTGCAGGAACTTGGATTTAAAGTGCAGTATTCTTCAAAAAGCGGTTTTTTTCAAGTAAACATTGGTGTTTAA
- a CDS encoding D-alanyl-D-alanine carboxypeptidase/D-alanyl-D-alanine-endopeptidase, with protein MKLNIGKLFYFILICLLFVFTNTLYAKDQTRLLNLIGTNDSLLAADSHGKILISKNAGKKLLPASTLKVLTSLIARHYLKSDHRFITEFYMDNSGSLKIKGYGDPLLISEIIPEIAKKLKTKIDNFNDLILDDSYFDPVTIPGVTSTLNPYDSPVGALCVNFNTVNFKRVQGKYISAEPQTPLLDFVINRVRKSGLNQERIVLSSINNETVLYAGHMFKYFFQNQGISSTGTIKTGRVFHETDKLVLRYQSSFSLDQVIEKLLGYSNNFIANQLFIKAGIENSGPPGNLEKGRMAASDYIKNILKIDDLYMDEGSGISRKNKISCVQMLKVLQEFKPWHKLMKQKGRTFYKTGGLSGVKTRAGYIQNKDGSLYPFVVMLNTSGKRTETIMNLLDKII; from the coding sequence ATGAAACTTAATATTGGAAAACTTTTTTATTTTATATTAATCTGCCTGTTGTTTGTATTTACAAACACTCTTTATGCAAAGGATCAGACCAGGCTTTTAAATCTTATTGGAACAAACGATTCCCTCCTGGCTGCAGATTCACATGGAAAAATCTTAATAAGCAAAAATGCCGGCAAAAAACTGCTGCCTGCTTCAACATTAAAGGTACTGACCTCGCTTATAGCCCGGCATTATTTAAAATCAGACCATCGCTTTATTACAGAATTTTACATGGATAATTCAGGCAGTTTAAAGATAAAAGGATATGGAGACCCCCTGCTTATATCTGAAATCATACCTGAAATTGCTAAAAAGCTCAAAACTAAAATAGATAATTTTAATGATTTGATTTTAGATGATTCATATTTTGATCCAGTAACAATTCCAGGTGTTACCTCTACATTAAATCCTTATGACTCACCAGTCGGAGCCTTGTGCGTTAATTTTAATACTGTGAATTTTAAAAGGGTTCAGGGAAAATACATAAGCGCAGAACCACAGACACCTTTGCTGGATTTTGTCATTAACAGGGTTCGTAAATCAGGTTTAAATCAGGAAAGAATAGTGCTGTCGTCTATTAATAATGAAACAGTGCTTTATGCAGGCCATATGTTTAAATATTTTTTTCAAAATCAGGGCATAAGCAGCACAGGAACAATAAAGACAGGCAGGGTATTTCATGAAACCGATAAACTTGTTCTCAGGTATCAATCTAGTTTTTCTCTGGATCAGGTTATAGAAAAACTTCTGGGATATTCAAATAATTTTATTGCAAATCAACTATTTATAAAAGCAGGGATTGAAAACTCAGGCCCTCCTGGAAATCTTGAAAAAGGACGCATGGCAGCTTCTGATTATATAAAAAATATTTTAAAAATAGATGATCTTTATATGGATGAAGGTTCGGGAATATCAAGAAAAAACAAGATATCATGTGTACAGATGCTTAAAGTACTTCAAGAATTTAAACCCTGGCACAAACTCATGAAGCAAAAAGGCCGGACATTTTACAAAACCGGCGGTCTTTCCGGGGTTAAAACAAGGGCAGGATATATTCAAAATAAAGACGGAAGCTTATATCCTTTTGTCGTAATGCTTAACACTTCTGGAAAAAGAACAGAAACAATTATGAATCTGCTGGATAAAATTATATAA